From a region of the Teredinibacter turnerae genome:
- a CDS encoding GNAT family N-acetyltransferase, with the protein MATSNLQSIPADQRGVLEALFQFYLYELSPIVELRQSDDGYFSYDFSVLDKYWFAPHHHPYFILAESGIAGFALVRQYPGPDDRYDIEQFFILAAHKRKGLGASALAQLLGKHPGDWQIRVLPKNLAAHQFWQSSIERAIGQQCTPTAKLEDNLVMDFYEFAV; encoded by the coding sequence ATGGCAACATCAAACCTTCAGTCCATTCCCGCTGACCAGCGGGGCGTGCTGGAAGCCCTGTTCCAATTCTACCTGTACGAGCTCTCCCCTATAGTCGAATTGCGCCAGTCCGACGATGGCTATTTCAGCTATGACTTTAGCGTATTGGACAAATATTGGTTTGCCCCGCACCACCATCCTTACTTCATCCTCGCCGAAAGTGGCATCGCAGGTTTTGCACTTGTGCGGCAGTATCCAGGACCAGACGATCGGTACGATATAGAGCAATTTTTCATTCTTGCGGCACACAAGCGGAAAGGGCTTGGAGCCTCAGCTCTCGCTCAACTACTTGGCAAGCATCCTGGCGACTGGCAGATTCGCGTGCTGCCGAAAAATCTCGCCGCACACCAGTTTTGGCAAAGCTCAATCGAGCGAGCAATCGGCCAGCAGTGCACGCCTACAGCGAAGCTGGAAGATAATCTGGTTATGGACTTCTACGAATTTGCAGTATAG
- a CDS encoding glycoside hydrolase family 6 protein, whose amino-acid sequence MDESRVDRRSHRGNWCNQHGGVGYRPQANPAPGVDAFVWVKPQGESDGISEANFVPDPNDPAKQHDPMCDPDANNTSNPAVGTNAMDNAPHAGRWFPEAFELLLNNAYPPLQ is encoded by the coding sequence GTGGATGAAAGCCGCGTAGACAGACGTTCCCATCGCGGTAACTGGTGTAACCAGCACGGCGGTGTTGGTTATCGACCCCAAGCGAATCCCGCGCCAGGCGTCGATGCATTTGTTTGGGTGAAGCCTCAGGGCGAATCTGATGGAATCAGTGAAGCCAACTTCGTACCTGACCCGAATGACCCGGCTAAACAACACGACCCAATGTGCGATCCGGATGCGAATAACACCTCCAACCCTGCAGTGGGCACAAACGCAATGGATAATGCTCCGCACGCTGGACGTTGGTTTCCAGAAGCGTTTGAATTGCTGTTAAATAATGCTTATCCACCTCTGCAATAA
- a CDS encoding acyltransferase family protein — protein sequence MLIAQGKPLTYAAAQATASESYQARVAHYSTTIKLCRVLCIFFMTYVHIHLFKDPELQSSAVYLTVTTFLRDIMGRSSVPLLSVISGFLVVGYFGRKSLSRFYYGRMQVLIYPLLFWKIAGLLLIMVMDGWRTPTLNNFFPLTGHGGYPHLTFLRDIFIVCLLSPLLVWLVRRFYFSFLIIFIVCIYTDFSPIILRNQILGFFVLGVAIAIKPFPPMPILKYLAPLAFVGISILLILFKLELTTIDIKALPHFDDLVLRPICAYTIFVVALEIAKTKHLAPALVWLEPAVYLLFLSHFAFGNVFKGLFTNLPVVYTPTSYTAVILIIPVLCFGAAIIIKRLLRFVPKTLSIWVAGK from the coding sequence ATGCTCATTGCGCAAGGAAAGCCGTTAACCTACGCTGCAGCTCAAGCAACAGCCTCTGAATCCTATCAAGCACGAGTCGCTCACTACAGCACAACAATTAAGCTCTGCCGCGTGTTGTGCATATTTTTTATGACTTATGTGCATATACACCTTTTTAAGGATCCAGAGCTTCAATCTTCAGCCGTTTACCTCACTGTCACCACATTTCTACGCGATATAATGGGCCGTTCCAGTGTCCCCCTTCTCTCCGTTATTTCAGGTTTCCTGGTGGTCGGTTATTTTGGCCGAAAATCTTTGAGCCGTTTCTACTACGGGAGAATGCAGGTTCTTATATACCCCTTATTGTTTTGGAAAATCGCCGGGCTTTTACTCATTATGGTAATGGATGGCTGGCGTACACCAACACTCAATAATTTTTTCCCGTTAACCGGTCATGGGGGCTACCCGCACCTGACTTTTCTGCGAGATATTTTTATTGTTTGCTTGCTATCGCCACTTTTGGTCTGGCTCGTAAGACGGTTTTATTTTTCTTTTTTAATTATTTTTATCGTCTGCATCTACACAGATTTTTCACCAATCATTTTGCGCAATCAAATTCTCGGCTTCTTTGTACTGGGTGTTGCGATCGCGATAAAGCCTTTTCCTCCCATGCCCATTTTGAAATATCTCGCACCGTTGGCTTTTGTCGGGATAAGTATTTTGCTGATTTTATTCAAACTGGAACTCACAACCATTGACATCAAAGCGCTCCCCCACTTTGACGACTTAGTTCTACGCCCAATCTGTGCCTATACAATATTTGTCGTCGCGCTTGAAATTGCTAAAACCAAGCATCTGGCTCCGGCGCTGGTATGGCTCGAACCAGCCGTCTATTTACTTTTCCTTAGCCACTTTGCATTCGGAAACGTTTTTAAAGGTTTATTTACCAACCTTCCTGTTGTGTACACCCCAACGAGCTATACTGCCGTAATATTGATTATCCCTGTGCTATGTTTTGGAGCCGCTATAATAATCAAACGACTATTACGTTTCGTACCCAAGACTCTCTCAATTTGGGTGGCGGGAAAATAA
- a CDS encoding serine hydrolase domain-containing protein yields the protein MRYLRYTLVAILLASLWFVVAFYGGLTGWWLSANAPKEDNAAFFQYVSETIDNGNTGDLAFVMIDNGKVYNSLYQGTENQPDETTRFPAASLSKWITAYGVMTLLQEGNISTDTPVVELIERWQLPESEFDNSKVTVAHLLSHTAGLTDGLGFADLPAGETVPPLLESLNNPKASSGEDVKISVGIEPGSAWKYSGGGYLLLQLLVEDVSGQPFAEYMQQYIFSPLGMTSSGYEYLANQQNAATMYDEQGAPAPYYQYASAGATGLSSSAADLIRFVQANLPTASSAPLEFDNVEAMRAPHGHKMGADIWGLGTMLYAPTEGGSFVFGHDGSNEPAINTAVRINPDNGDALIVLASGNKLLASQIGYEWTLWQTGYPDFLFLDKALDSAVLPFAVGLLVLIAILVIIFVRRKSPR from the coding sequence ATGCGGTACTTGCGCTATACATTAGTCGCAATTCTATTGGCCTCACTGTGGTTTGTGGTGGCCTTTTATGGCGGATTAACTGGGTGGTGGCTTAGTGCCAATGCCCCGAAAGAGGATAACGCGGCGTTTTTTCAATACGTCTCCGAGACCATCGACAATGGAAATACTGGTGATCTTGCCTTTGTCATGATTGATAATGGAAAGGTCTATAACAGTTTGTATCAAGGCACAGAGAATCAGCCAGATGAAACCACACGTTTCCCTGCCGCCTCATTGAGTAAGTGGATAACCGCCTACGGCGTAATGACTCTGCTGCAAGAAGGCAATATTTCCACCGACACGCCTGTTGTAGAGCTCATAGAACGATGGCAACTTCCTGAGTCAGAGTTTGATAATTCAAAGGTTACAGTCGCGCACCTGCTTTCACACACCGCAGGACTTACCGACGGGCTTGGATTTGCCGATCTTCCTGCCGGAGAAACTGTGCCGCCACTGCTGGAGTCGTTGAACAATCCAAAAGCCAGCTCTGGTGAGGACGTGAAAATTTCGGTCGGCATCGAACCAGGTAGCGCCTGGAAATACTCCGGTGGCGGATACCTGCTCCTGCAACTCCTTGTTGAAGATGTTTCAGGCCAACCGTTCGCGGAATACATGCAGCAATACATTTTCTCCCCTCTTGGTATGACAAGCTCGGGCTACGAATATTTAGCCAATCAGCAAAATGCCGCTACCATGTACGACGAACAAGGCGCTCCAGCACCCTATTACCAATACGCCTCCGCAGGCGCAACCGGGCTCTCATCCAGTGCAGCGGACTTAATCAGGTTTGTTCAGGCAAATTTACCTACAGCGTCCTCAGCGCCTTTAGAATTCGACAATGTGGAAGCTATGCGCGCGCCACACGGCCATAAAATGGGCGCCGATATCTGGGGATTGGGGACTATGTTATACGCACCAACTGAGGGCGGCAGTTTTGTTTTTGGTCATGATGGTTCCAACGAACCTGCCATCAATACCGCTGTGCGTATTAATCCGGACAACGGGGATGCACTGATCGTACTTGCCTCGGGCAATAAGCTGCTTGCATCTCAGATCGGTTATGAATGGACGTTGTGGCAAACAGGCTACCCCGATTTTTTATTCCTGGATAAAGCACTAGATAGCGCAGTGCTGCCGTTCGCGGTTGGGCTCCTCGTGTTGATCGCAATCCTGGTTATTATTTTCGTCCGACGAAAAAGCCCGCGCTAA
- a CDS encoding glycoside hydrolase family 6 protein has product MIVVDVKYLLAFALVASLSACGGSSGGFDESPESVTGGASSTSSSSSSSSSSSTSSGGENNSSSSSSSSGAGTSSSSSSSSGGTLPGSSGGGSASSSSSNSSSSTSASGSSSSSSSSSSSSSSSSSSSSSSSSSSSSSSSSSSSSSSSSTSSSGGNQSAIGLDNPFVGAKWYVDPVWSAKAAAEPNGTLISGESTFVWMDRIGAIEGPVDGFGLRDHLDEAVAQGADLFQFVVYDLPNRDCAALASNGELRISENGFARYQNEYIKGITDVISDPAYASIRIVAVVEVDSLPNLVTNMDVVDCQEANGAGGYRDGIRYALDALAEIPNTYAYLDIAHSGWLGWSDNFAEGVELIGEVVESTVAGWDSIAGFASNSANYTPVQEPYLSNPNLQVGGNPVRSADFYEWNSYLDELTFVQDWRAAMIARGAPATIGMLIDTGRNGWGGQTGPPVNPAAAI; this is encoded by the coding sequence ATGATCGTTGTTGATGTTAAGTATCTGCTCGCGTTCGCGCTGGTGGCGAGTTTGTCGGCTTGTGGGGGAAGTAGCGGTGGCTTTGATGAAAGCCCGGAATCCGTCACGGGCGGAGCAAGCTCTACCAGCAGTTCATCAAGCTCGAGTTCTAGTTCCAGTACAAGTTCGGGAGGAGAGAATAACAGCTCCAGCTCCAGCTCCAGCAGTGGCGCCGGCACGAGCTCTTCCAGTTCTTCAAGTTCCGGTGGAACGCTACCAGGTTCCTCAGGCGGAGGCTCGGCGTCGAGCAGTTCGAGTAATTCCAGCAGTTCTACTAGCGCAAGCGGTTCTAGCAGTTCAAGTAGTTCAAGCAGTTCAAGCAGTTCAAGCAGTTCAAGCAGTTCAAGCAGTTCAAGTAGCTCAAGCAGTTCAAGTAGCTCAAGTAGTTCAAGCAGTTCGAGTAGTTCTACAAGTTCTTCCGGAGGGAATCAAAGTGCGATAGGGTTGGACAACCCGTTTGTTGGTGCAAAATGGTATGTGGACCCCGTATGGTCTGCTAAAGCGGCTGCCGAACCGAATGGTACGCTTATTTCCGGTGAGAGCACGTTTGTCTGGATGGATCGAATAGGCGCTATTGAGGGGCCCGTAGACGGCTTTGGCTTGCGTGATCACCTGGATGAAGCTGTTGCTCAGGGGGCGGACCTGTTTCAGTTCGTTGTTTACGACCTGCCAAATCGGGACTGCGCCGCTTTAGCGTCGAACGGAGAGCTTCGAATTTCGGAGAATGGGTTCGCGCGTTATCAAAATGAATATATCAAGGGTATTACCGATGTGATCAGCGACCCAGCGTACGCGAGTATTCGTATCGTGGCGGTGGTTGAAGTGGATTCATTGCCGAACCTGGTAACGAATATGGACGTTGTTGATTGTCAGGAGGCAAACGGTGCTGGCGGTTATCGCGATGGAATTCGCTACGCACTGGATGCACTCGCCGAAATTCCAAATACCTATGCTTACCTGGATATCGCACACTCGGGATGGTTGGGTTGGTCAGATAACTTTGCCGAAGGCGTTGAGCTGATTGGTGAGGTGGTCGAAAGCACCGTGGCTGGTTGGGACAGTATCGCCGGGTTTGCCAGCAATTCTGCGAATTATACCCCGGTACAAGAGCCTTACCTGTCTAACCCTAATTTACAGGTCGGTGGCAACCCGGTCCGCTCAGCAGATTTCTATGAATGGAATTCGTATCTCGACGAATTGACTTTCGTTCAGGACTGGCGGGCGGCAATGATAGCCCGAGGCGCGCCAGCTACCATTGGTATGCTGATCGATACTGGTCGCAATGGTTGGGGGGGCCAAACCGGCCCACCGGTCAATCCAGCAGCAGCGATCTAA